The following are encoded in a window of Oncorhynchus keta strain PuntledgeMale-10-30-2019 chromosome 10, Oket_V2, whole genome shotgun sequence genomic DNA:
- the frs3 gene encoding fibroblast growth factor receptor substrate 2 has translation MGSCWSCLYRDPIQDNHLTKFKVTNVDDEGNELGSGTMELTETELILHTRKRDAIRWPYLCLRRYGYDSNLFSFESGRRCQTGQGIFAFKCTRAEEIFNLLQELMQCNSINVVEEPMIMTGSGHAREIDMPRTPQTPNTPAFPVQGFPNGYPGYPMRAESSQPSLTDDPHAHSHMGLEDQAHTYVNTVTVDGELSSRHCVHSLPEVRPTSFPESTRGAMPVVVPGGGQTSMHCCPLEEQRKEPQVFLQPSSQEVKFMLGPTPAQRHLLERERERHGGHNPHAMRPVEGATGSETEGDEPPLHVYNSHSYHHPHYHHVMHRHPGHEHQEGCQLTYENINGLRGGRRLRLSPSSMSQSVGSSSSSSTTGDSHSHPQSHPLNPHAHGPSSLPPQGYPCERGAGMGGGHRRTALLNYENLPSLPPVWEYRALQRDEEQDEDDEEQDEEEYEEEEEDFDEYEFSEGPGTPNGYHQEGLGRGGIHRDALQNYVNTEQVQVQVQPSRLRHACPPQPQHLQPCHRQPDRGGRIFSFDFRRRPGGGFGRGEGCEHGHMPPSRQLNYIQVDLDAEPPCQTLGGGGGGGAQSQPQPQHQRLPPLKCGPQQAPRRSEFYAVIDLKKTAAMSNLQKALPRDDGTSRKTRHNSTDLPL, from the exons ATGGGGAGCTGTTGGAGCTGTCTATACAGAGACCCCATCCAAGACAACCATCTCACCAAATTCAAG GTAACCAATGTGGATGACGAGGGGAATGAGTTGGGCTCTGGGACCATGGAGCTCACCGAGACCGAGCTCATCCTGCACACGCGCAAGAGGGATGCCATCCGGTGGCCCTACCTGTGTCTGCGGCGCTACGGCTACGACTCCAACCTCTTCTCATTCGAGAGTGGCCGGCGCTGCCAGACTGGACAGG GAATCTTTGCGTTTAAATGTACTCGTGCGGAGGAGATCTTTAACCTCCTCCAGGAGCTGATGCAGTGCAACAGTATCAATGTGGTGGAGGAGCCTATGATCATGACCGGCAGCGGACACGCACGAGAGATAGACATGCCTCGCACCCCACAGACACCCAACA CTCCAGCATTCCCTGTCCAGGGTTTTCCCAACGGGTACCCGGGGTATCCCATGAGAGCTGAATCCTCCCAGCCCTCTCTAACTGACGACCCCCACGCCCACAGCCACATGGGCCTGGAGGACCAG GCTCACACCTATGTGAATACCGTTACTGTGGATGGGGAACTCTCCAGTCGACACTGTGTACACTCCCTACCCGAGGTGCGGCCCACTTCCTTCCCCGAGTCAACCCGGGGAGCCATGCCTGTCGTGGTCCCAGGGGGTGGGCAGACCAGCATGCACTGTTGTCCCCTCGAGGAACAACGCAAGGAACCCCAGGTATTCCTTCAGCCTTCCTCTCAGGAGGTCAAATTCATGCTGGGACCCACCCCTGCACAGCGCcacctgctggagagagagagagagaggcacgggggcCACAATCCACACGCCATGCGGCCTGTAGAGGGCGCCACAGGttcagagacagagggggacgAGCCTCCTCTGCACGTGTACAACTCCCACTCCTATCACCACCCTCACTACCACCACGTGATGCACCGGCACCCTGGCCACGAACACCAGGAGGGCTGCCAGCTCACCTATGAGAATATCAACGGCCTGAGGGGGGGCCGCAGGCTGAGACTTAGCCCCAGCAGCATGTCCCAGTCTGTGGgctccagcagcagcagcagcaccaccGGAGACAGTCACTCTCACCCACAATCACATCCCCTCAACCCGCACGCCCATGGCCCATCTTCTCTGCCCCCCCAGGGGTACCCCTGTGAGCGGGGCGCGGGGATGGGCGGTGGTCACCGGCGGACAGCTCTGCTCAACTACGAGAACCTGCCGTCACTGCCCCCGGTATGGGAGTACCGTGCCCTGCAGAGAGACGAGGAGCAGGACGAGGATGACGAGGAGCAGGATGAGGAGGAGtacgaggaagaggaggaggacttTGACGAGTACGAGTTTTCGGAGGGTCCGGGGACGCCCAACGGGTACCACCAGGAAGGGCTGGGGAGGGGGGGGATCCACCGTGACGCCCTGCAGAACTATGTCAACACAGAGCAGGTCCAGGTTCAGGTCCAGCCCAGCCGGCTGCGACATGCCTGCCCCCCTCAACCCCAGCACCTCCAGCCCTGCCACCGCCAGCCGGACCGGGGCGGCCGAATATTCAGCTTTGATTTCCGTAGGCGGCCTGGAGGAGGGTTTGGTCGGGGGGAGGGCTGCGAGCACGGTCACATGCCCCCGTCGAGGCAGCTCAACTATATCCAGGTGGACCTCGATGCGGAGCCGCCGTGCCAGACCCTcggggggggtggaggagggggagcccagtctcagccccagccacAGCACCAGCGCCTACCACCCCTCAAATGTGGCCCCCAGCAGGCCCCACGGCGCAGTGAGTTCTACGCTGTGATTGACCTGAAGAAGACAGCAGCCATGTCCAACCTGCAGAAAGCCCTCCCCCGGGACGATGGGACATCGAGAAAGACTCGCCACAACAGCACAGACCTGCCTCTGTAG